A stretch of the Candidatus Zixiibacteriota bacterium genome encodes the following:
- a CDS encoding class I SAM-dependent methyltransferase, protein MPHEDHEKNRTAWNEMAEVHYKHPDYRVREFLDGAITLHPIELRELGDVTGKTLLHLFCQFGLDTLSWARMGAAVTGVDISDTSIEYANILAKKANLAAKFVRSDVLDLEGKLDETFDIVFQSYGTHCWIHDVERWAEVVAGHLKPGGVFYIVDFHPVGAVWLDDDTAYFKKGPYRVAGQPDYCDREYIIKNELVEWQHKLADIVNAFIKAGLTIEFLNEYEGSIDAREKNWIEKDGYYYPPEGSSPYPLTFSLKAIKAR, encoded by the coding sequence ATGCCACACGAGGATCATGAAAAGAACCGGACAGCCTGGAATGAGATGGCAGAGGTTCACTACAAACATCCCGATTACAGAGTGAGAGAATTTCTGGATGGCGCCATCACCCTCCACCCTATCGAGCTTCGCGAGCTTGGTGACGTGACGGGAAAAACGCTGCTGCACCTGTTTTGCCAGTTCGGGCTTGATACGCTCTCATGGGCTCGAATGGGGGCTGCTGTGACCGGCGTTGATATCTCGGATACATCGATAGAGTATGCCAACATCCTGGCCAAGAAGGCGAACCTTGCCGCTAAGTTCGTGAGGTCGGATGTTTTGGACCTCGAGGGAAAGCTTGATGAGACGTTCGACATCGTGTTTCAATCCTACGGGACGCATTGCTGGATACATGACGTGGAACGATGGGCCGAGGTGGTGGCCGGTCACTTGAAGCCCGGCGGCGTATTTTATATCGTGGATTTTCACCCGGTGGGGGCAGTCTGGCTGGACGACGACACGGCATATTTCAAAAAGGGACCGTATCGTGTCGCCGGTCAGCCGGATTATTGTGACAGGGAATATATAATCAAAAACGAGTTGGTGGAATGGCAGCACAAACTTGCGGATATAGTCAATGCTTTTATAAAGGCGGGCCTAACGATTGAGTTTCTCAATGAATATGAAGGCAGTATCGATGCCCGCGAGAAAAACTGGATCGAGAAAGACGGTTACTATTATCCGCCGGAGGGTTCATCCCCATATCCGTTGACATTTTCATTA